One window of Botrimarina mediterranea genomic DNA carries:
- the ilvC gene encoding ketol-acid reductoisomerase: MAQIYYDADADLAALKGKTVAIIGYGSQGHAHAQNLRDSGVNVVVGQRPGGANYDLAKEHGFEPVSAADAAKQADVVNILLPDEVQAEVFKSDILPNLKKGAVLMCSHGFNIHFGLIEPPKGTDLLLVAPKGPGHLVRSEFEAGGGVPCLIATRKAGTVAADDDMSDESSSVFKIGMAYAKGIGGTRGGVIRTTFAEETETDLFGEQAVLCGGLSELIKAGFETLVEAGYQPEMAYFECMHEVKLIVDLFYQGGLSYMRYSVSNTAEYGDYKTGPRIITEETKAEMKRVLEDIQSGRFARDWMLENKAGAPMFKATRRRERTHGVEIVGKELRRMMSWIKEKEVN, from the coding sequence ATGGCCCAAATCTACTACGACGCCGACGCCGACCTCGCCGCTCTCAAGGGCAAGACGGTCGCCATCATTGGTTATGGTTCGCAGGGCCACGCCCATGCTCAGAACCTCCGCGATAGCGGCGTGAACGTCGTGGTCGGCCAGCGCCCCGGCGGCGCCAACTACGACCTCGCCAAGGAGCACGGCTTCGAGCCCGTCTCGGCCGCCGACGCCGCCAAGCAGGCCGACGTCGTCAACATCCTGCTGCCGGACGAAGTTCAGGCCGAGGTCTTCAAGTCGGACATCCTGCCGAACCTGAAGAAGGGCGCCGTGCTGATGTGCTCGCACGGCTTCAACATCCACTTCGGGCTGATCGAGCCGCCGAAGGGGACCGACCTCTTGCTCGTCGCGCCCAAGGGCCCGGGCCACCTAGTCCGCAGCGAGTTCGAGGCGGGCGGCGGCGTCCCCTGCCTCATCGCCACGCGCAAGGCGGGCACGGTCGCGGCCGACGACGACATGTCGGACGAGTCGTCGAGCGTCTTCAAGATCGGCATGGCCTACGCCAAGGGGATCGGCGGCACGCGGGGCGGCGTCATCCGCACGACCTTCGCCGAAGAGACCGAGACCGACCTGTTCGGCGAGCAAGCCGTCCTCTGCGGCGGCCTCAGCGAGCTGATCAAGGCGGGCTTCGAGACCCTCGTCGAAGCCGGCTATCAGCCCGAGATGGCCTACTTCGAGTGCATGCACGAAGTGAAGCTGATCGTCGACCTCTTCTACCAGGGCGGCCTCAGCTACATGCGTTACAGCGTGAGCAACACGGCCGAGTACGGCGACTACAAGACGGGCCCGCGGATCATCACCGAAGAGACGAAGGCCGAGATGAAGCGCGTGCTGGAAGACATCCAGTCGGGCCGCTTCGCCCGCGACTGGATGCTCGAGAACAAAGCAGGCGCGCCGATGTTCAAGGCGACCCGCCGCCGCGAGCGCACCCACGGCGTCGAGATCGTCGGCAAAGAACTCCGCCGCATGATGAGCTGGATCAAGGAGAAGGAAGTCAACTAA
- a CDS encoding DUF7453 family protein — translation MSTVANSRRLIGSSVVWCLLVSGVLASGDLRAIALSGVAPGGNNAAYTGLGTPVINARGDVAFLGSATDGTEQMAGVWTARDGEPPSPAALIGQIAPGANKPFQSLRGPSIDRFGRVAYIASLQRDEGETIPISGAWRAGPDGDVTLIALAREDWFIPGTSSVIGHFDTTLFVNAAGQAMFSTSLRTDSLWDGTVIVGENAGVDSVLGIVAREGQSAPGTDAAFRFVYYRHTGPSNAGHVGIVTTLQGPNVTPDNEEGVWAYTPGAGIRLVAREGDAAPAMDGVFNSFYYPRVSVNRFGDVAFAADYRPNEGGASVGSGVFSSAAGTEGPVAIVKTGDAISSMGLQFGSAGNVLLLGSTGDIVAPVTLSGSGVNTANNHAILMADAGGDLNLIAREGDPAPGTDARFGNMISPDPFFSPSLNGRGQVVFSSRLSGTGVDASNDSAIWAYDGGALRLIAREGDSIDVSDDPHSPDLRTIESLDAELRSSNDDGLPSGFNDRGQIAFYAAFTDGTSGVFVSDAVAAPLPLAGDYDRDGFVTPGDYDVWESAYGSWAVSYEGADGNGDGFVDAADYAVWRDAYQTVVQSVPEPSGLSGLAVALAAAAFRRRR, via the coding sequence ATGTCGACAGTCGCCAACAGCCGCCGCTTAATCGGGTCCTCGGTTGTTTGGTGCCTGCTTGTGAGCGGTGTGCTGGCGAGCGGTGACCTCCGCGCCATCGCGCTGAGCGGTGTGGCGCCCGGCGGAAACAATGCGGCGTATACCGGACTTGGTACGCCCGTCATCAACGCTCGAGGTGATGTCGCGTTTCTGGGGTCAGCGACCGACGGGACGGAACAAATGGCGGGGGTTTGGACCGCTAGAGATGGTGAGCCCCCGTCGCCCGCCGCTCTCATCGGTCAGATCGCCCCAGGCGCCAACAAACCGTTTCAGAGCCTCCGCGGCCCGTCGATCGATCGGTTTGGTCGTGTCGCATACATCGCCAGTCTGCAACGCGACGAAGGAGAGACGATTCCTATCAGCGGCGCATGGCGCGCCGGTCCGGACGGCGACGTGACGCTGATTGCGTTGGCCCGAGAGGATTGGTTCATCCCGGGGACCTCCTCGGTCATTGGGCACTTCGACACCACGCTCTTCGTGAACGCCGCGGGTCAGGCGATGTTCTCCACGAGCCTGAGGACCGACAGCTTGTGGGACGGGACGGTCATCGTTGGGGAGAACGCCGGTGTGGATAGCGTCCTAGGGATCGTCGCCCGAGAGGGACAGTCGGCCCCAGGGACCGACGCTGCCTTTCGTTTCGTTTACTACCGCCATACCGGCCCCAGCAACGCGGGCCATGTCGGGATCGTGACGACCCTGCAGGGGCCGAACGTCACTCCCGACAACGAGGAGGGCGTCTGGGCTTACACACCGGGCGCTGGTATACGGCTCGTTGCGAGAGAGGGAGACGCAGCGCCAGCGATGGACGGCGTCTTCAACAGCTTCTACTACCCAAGAGTTTCGGTGAATCGGTTCGGAGACGTCGCCTTCGCGGCGGACTACCGACCCAACGAGGGAGGGGCGTCCGTCGGGAGCGGCGTCTTCTCGAGCGCCGCGGGGACGGAAGGACCGGTCGCGATCGTAAAGACTGGCGACGCCATCTCGTCGATGGGACTCCAGTTCGGGAGTGCGGGCAACGTGCTGTTGCTGGGGTCCACCGGGGACATCGTTGCGCCGGTCACGCTATCGGGGAGCGGCGTCAACACAGCGAACAACCACGCCATCTTGATGGCCGACGCGGGTGGTGATCTAAACCTCATCGCTAGAGAGGGTGACCCCGCCCCAGGAACCGACGCGCGGTTCGGCAACATGATAAGCCCCGACCCCTTCTTCTCCCCATCGCTCAACGGGCGGGGACAGGTCGTCTTCAGCAGCCGGCTGTCGGGGACGGGCGTCGATGCTTCCAATGACTCAGCGATCTGGGCGTACGACGGGGGCGCGTTGCGACTAATCGCCCGAGAGGGGGACTCGATTGACGTGAGCGACGACCCCCACAGCCCCGACCTGAGGACCATCGAGAGCCTCGATGCCGAGCTCCGGTCGAGTAACGATGACGGCCTCCCTAGCGGCTTTAACGACCGGGGCCAGATCGCCTTCTACGCCGCCTTCACCGACGGCACGAGCGGCGTCTTCGTCTCCGACGCGGTGGCGGCGCCGCTCCCGTTGGCGGGTGACTATGACCGCGACGGGTTCGTGACGCCGGGCGACTACGACGTTTGGGAGTCGGCCTACGGCTCGTGGGCCGTTTCGTACGAGGGCGCCGACGGGAACGGTGACGGCTTCGTCGACGCGGCCGACTACGCGGTCTGGCGCGACGCCTATCAGACGGTCGTGCAGAGCGTGCCCGAGCCATCGGGCCTGAGCGGGCTGGCTGTTGCTCTCGCGGCGGCGGCGTTCCGCCGGCGTCGATAG